In Shouchella patagoniensis, the following are encoded in one genomic region:
- a CDS encoding DUF5325 family protein → MKKENVLFLTLSIITVICIMGIGVAVAERSLPIAIVSILGIFLSMGLGFSLRKKNANIQS, encoded by the coding sequence TTGAAAAAAGAAAATGTGCTGTTTTTAACACTTTCAATTATTACTGTCATATGCATAATGGGCATTGGTGTTGCCGTTGCAGAGCGGAGCTTACCGATCGCCATCGTATCCATACTCGGTATCTTTCTTTCAATGGGGCTGGGCTTTAGCCTACGAAAAAAAAACGCTAATATTCAATCATAG
- a CDS encoding inositol monophosphatase family protein, whose amino-acid sequence MQPTSIELERQARLWIIEAGERIKRAIQQPLEINSKSGPDDLVTDVDKSTEAFLHEKITTTYPNHHFLGEEGVADKLSSLQGTVWIVDPIDGTMNFVHQKQNFAISIGIIEDGVGTVGLVYDVIKGELFHAIKGKGLYVNDLKVNLPEDRPLHEAIIGLNANWLVEKRPIQPTLINLVQTCRGTRSYGSAALEMAYVAVDRMDAYISLNLSPWDYAGGTILLNEANCLATRFNGEELSMLNKGSMVAAKRKLHAVLVKDYLSNEVIS is encoded by the coding sequence ATGCAACCAACTTCGATTGAACTAGAGAGGCAAGCAAGGTTATGGATTATAGAGGCAGGAGAACGTATAAAAAGGGCCATTCAACAACCGCTAGAAATTAATTCAAAATCTGGTCCAGATGATTTAGTAACGGATGTCGATAAATCAACTGAAGCGTTTTTACATGAGAAGATTACAACAACTTATCCAAATCATCATTTTTTAGGTGAAGAGGGAGTAGCCGATAAACTCTCTTCGTTACAAGGTACTGTATGGATTGTGGACCCGATTGATGGAACGATGAATTTTGTTCATCAAAAACAAAACTTTGCTATTTCCATAGGTATTATTGAAGATGGGGTAGGGACAGTTGGTCTTGTTTACGATGTCATAAAAGGTGAATTGTTTCATGCTATTAAGGGCAAAGGACTTTACGTTAATGATTTAAAAGTAAATCTCCCAGAAGATCGCCCATTGCACGAAGCAATTATAGGACTAAATGCAAACTGGCTTGTGGAAAAGCGCCCAATCCAACCGACTTTAATCAATTTAGTACAAACGTGTAGAGGGACTCGTTCATACGGTTCGGCAGCTCTGGAAATGGCTTACGTAGCGGTTGACCGAATGGATGCTTATATTAGCTTGAATTTATCACCGTGGGATTACGCTGGGGGCACTATACTTCTAAATGAAGCTAATTGTCTTGCAACTCGCTTTAATGGTGAAGAATTATCAATGCTTAACAAAGGAAGTATGGTTGCAGCAAAACGAAAGCTGCACGCGGTATTAGTAAAAGACTATTTAAGTAATGAGGTGATTTCATGA
- a CDS encoding YlaN family protein has protein sequence MTTNAVTSQSEKAYVLLQADAEKIRQLIEVQLENLTMPQCPLYEEVLDTRMFGLSREIDFAIRLGLVEEEKGKNILSELERKLALLHEASMRK, from the coding sequence TTGACGACGAATGCTGTAACAAGTCAGAGCGAAAAAGCATATGTGCTTTTGCAGGCGGATGCGGAGAAAATTCGCCAACTTATTGAAGTGCAGCTCGAGAATTTAACAATGCCGCAATGCCCCCTCTACGAAGAGGTTTTAGATACACGGATGTTTGGCTTGTCGCGAGAGATAGACTTTGCGATACGTCTTGGGCTCGTAGAGGAAGAAAAAGGAAAAAATATCTTAAGTGAATTGGAGCGTAAACTTGCTTTGCTTCATGAAGCTTCGATGAGAAAATAA
- a CDS encoding YlaH-like family protein: MHLSQTTVPLESMPWLMQATNEQPWVGFAAFVVTTLLCVLVFNLGFARKLPILKTVVVYVMLLIGSFGLWFLEFVFGAPIMAVLAISALVLGIYRFRLHVHRKEQTSTK; this comes from the coding sequence ATGCATTTATCTCAAACAACCGTTCCACTTGAAAGCATGCCGTGGCTTATGCAAGCTACGAATGAACAGCCGTGGGTGGGATTTGCTGCGTTTGTTGTAACAACTCTTCTCTGTGTGCTTGTGTTTAATTTAGGCTTTGCTCGCAAATTACCGATTTTAAAAACCGTTGTCGTGTATGTTATGTTGCTAATTGGTAGCTTTGGGCTGTGGTTTTTAGAATTTGTATTTGGTGCACCGATTATGGCTGTTTTAGCCATTTCTGCACTTGTGCTTGGTATTTATCGTTTTCGCCTGCACGTGCACCGTAAAGAGCAAACATCAACTAAATAA
- a CDS encoding NAD(P)-dependent oxidoreductase: protein MKVGFVGLGTMGMPMMKHLIEDGYDTYVLSRSRGPIEEAISLGAIEANSPKELMSTVDVVMTSLPLPETILTVYGGEEGLIAGASPGKIIIDHSTVDPGTNEWVHQQLQSKGVDFLDAPVSGGPMGAEAGTLTIMCGGDQNTFERAYPVLQSYGDYIVLVGEVGSGTTVKLLNNMLIGVHQSALAECYVMAEKAGVDPAIAYEVIKRSAGFSKSMDWAVDAILDRKFDARFSIDLLHKDIGLALSLAEELDMPLDIVKLGAEKVAEAKKRYGKQDVSAIIRPLEEATNTYVERKKESR from the coding sequence ATGAAAGTAGGGTTTGTTGGCCTTGGAACGATGGGAATGCCGATGATGAAACATTTAATTGAGGATGGATATGATACGTATGTTCTCAGTCGTAGTCGTGGACCGATTGAAGAAGCCATATCTTTAGGCGCGATTGAAGCGAATTCTCCAAAAGAATTAATGAGCACGGTAGATGTGGTGATGACGAGTTTGCCATTACCTGAAACGATTTTAACTGTTTATGGTGGAGAAGAAGGTTTAATTGCTGGAGCCTCACCGGGGAAAATAATTATTGACCATTCGACTGTAGACCCTGGAACGAATGAATGGGTGCACCAGCAATTACAATCAAAAGGAGTAGATTTTTTAGATGCTCCTGTAAGTGGTGGACCAATGGGGGCAGAGGCAGGAACGTTGACGATTATGTGTGGCGGCGATCAAAACACTTTTGAACGAGCATATCCGGTTTTACAATCCTATGGAGACTATATTGTCCTTGTTGGTGAAGTTGGAAGTGGGACGACAGTCAAATTGTTGAACAATATGTTAATTGGTGTGCATCAATCTGCTTTAGCAGAATGTTATGTAATGGCGGAAAAAGCGGGGGTTGATCCTGCGATAGCTTATGAAGTCATTAAACGAAGCGCTGGCTTTTCGAAAAGCATGGACTGGGCTGTTGATGCAATATTGGACCGAAAATTCGACGCTCGCTTTTCAATAGACCTACTACATAAAGATATAGGTTTGGCGCTATCGCTTGCAGAAGAGCTTGATATGCCGTTAGATATTGTGAAACTTGGTGCAGAAAAAGTAGCAGAAGCGAAAAAACGGTATGGAAAACAAGATGTTAGTGCAATTATCCGTCCGTTGGAAGAAGCGACTAATACGTATGTAGAACGTAAAAAGGAGAGCCGCTAG
- a CDS encoding COX15/CtaA family protein, whose translation MKRLHKGLKRFGVITSLGVLLVLIQGALVTNTGSGEGCGQTWPLCFGQVIPIDPPPETVIEFSHRLIAGIVGMLVIFMAIWSWRALKHLPETKSLSIISVFMIIFQGLLGAGAVVFGQSDLIMALHFGFSALSFASVVLLTRLAFEDSNPRKQYVPIVSKAYKWFVIVTTIYAYLAIYTGAYVKHKNATLACSGFPLCNGELIPSVFHDLIGVQLLHRAAAMLLALLLIILFIWTLKAFRKQSVLVFCATLTILLVAGQAASGIAVVLTENATLTIGIFHALLISLLFTVLCYMVMLVTRKNKDRYKK comes from the coding sequence GTGAAACGATTGCATAAAGGATTAAAAAGATTTGGCGTCATCACCTCTTTAGGCGTTTTGCTCGTCCTTATTCAAGGGGCTCTTGTTACGAATACTGGGTCAGGTGAAGGGTGCGGACAAACGTGGCCACTTTGCTTTGGACAAGTGATTCCAATTGATCCACCACCAGAAACCGTCATTGAATTCTCACACCGCTTAATTGCAGGTATAGTAGGAATGCTCGTTATCTTTATGGCCATTTGGTCTTGGAGAGCGTTAAAACATTTACCAGAAACAAAATCATTGTCTATCATCTCTGTATTTATGATTATTTTTCAAGGTTTGCTAGGAGCTGGCGCTGTTGTTTTTGGTCAGTCTGATCTCATTATGGCTCTTCACTTTGGTTTTTCAGCTCTCTCATTTGCTTCAGTCGTTTTATTAACACGACTCGCATTTGAAGATAGTAACCCTCGAAAACAGTATGTACCGATCGTCTCCAAAGCATACAAGTGGTTTGTGATTGTCACAACGATTTATGCATACTTAGCAATTTACACTGGTGCATATGTTAAACATAAAAATGCTACCCTCGCTTGTTCTGGTTTTCCACTTTGTAACGGTGAATTAATTCCAAGCGTTTTTCATGATTTAATTGGCGTTCAGTTACTTCATCGCGCTGCAGCAATGTTGCTAGCGTTATTGTTAATTATTTTATTTATATGGACGTTAAAAGCATTTCGCAAACAAAGTGTTTTAGTTTTCTGTGCGACACTTACCATTCTTCTAGTTGCTGGACAAGCCGCTTCTGGAATTGCTGTCGTACTAACAGAAAACGCCACACTAACAATTGGTATATTCCATGCATTGTTAATTTCCCTTTTATTCACAGTTCTTTGTTACATGGTAATGCTAGTTACTCGTAAAAATAAAGACCGCTATAAAAAATAA
- a CDS encoding PhoH family protein, whose amino-acid sequence MSKANKIYVLDTNVLLQDPYAIYQFQPNEVVIPAVVLEEVDSKKKNMDEIGRNARMIAKMVDQLREGGKLHKGVLLEQGGLFRVELNHRSFQHLKHVFAEMTNDNRIIAVALNLQMEEKEKADGRQVVLVSKDALVRVKADAFDLQTEDFLNDRVIETDKGYAGFEDVYVDQSIIDRYYKEGQIAVTELGGGLYYPNQFVILKDLMRTSSSALGKVDLLGQYVKPLIGEHEHVWGIKPRNAQQKMALELLLRDDLPLVTLVGKAGTGKTLLSLAAGLLQTEDLHLYKKLVVARPIVPLGKDIGYLPGEKEEKLKPWMQPIFDNLEFLFDTKKPGELDRILAGMSSIQVEALTYIRGRSIPDQYIIIDEAQNLTKHEVKTILTRVGERSKVVLMGDPQQIDHPYLDEYTNGLTYAVETFKNEALSGHIKLVKGERSALAQLAADLL is encoded by the coding sequence TTGAGCAAAGCAAATAAAATTTATGTTCTAGATACGAATGTCTTGCTACAAGATCCATATGCAATCTATCAATTTCAACCAAATGAAGTAGTTATTCCAGCTGTTGTGTTAGAAGAAGTGGATTCAAAAAAAAAGAACATGGATGAAATTGGACGCAACGCGAGAATGATTGCGAAGATGGTTGATCAATTGCGTGAGGGAGGCAAGCTCCATAAAGGGGTGTTGTTAGAACAAGGAGGATTGTTTAGGGTAGAACTCAACCACAGGTCTTTTCAGCATCTAAAACATGTGTTTGCGGAGATGACAAACGACAATCGAATTATCGCAGTAGCATTAAACCTGCAAATGGAAGAAAAGGAAAAAGCAGATGGTCGTCAAGTAGTACTTGTCTCAAAAGATGCATTAGTAAGAGTGAAAGCAGATGCATTTGATTTGCAAACAGAGGACTTTCTAAATGATAGGGTCATTGAGACGGATAAAGGATACGCAGGGTTCGAAGATGTATATGTGGATCAAAGCATTATAGACCGTTATTATAAAGAAGGTCAAATCGCTGTTACCGAATTAGGCGGTGGTCTTTATTACCCTAATCAGTTTGTCATACTAAAAGATTTGATGCGCACTTCTAGCTCGGCTCTTGGAAAAGTTGATTTATTAGGTCAATATGTAAAACCGTTAATTGGTGAGCATGAGCATGTGTGGGGAATTAAGCCTCGGAATGCTCAACAAAAAATGGCGTTAGAGCTTTTATTGCGTGATGATTTACCTCTTGTAACGCTTGTGGGTAAAGCTGGAACTGGAAAAACGTTGCTGTCTCTTGCTGCTGGATTGTTACAAACGGAAGACTTGCACTTATACAAAAAATTAGTTGTGGCAAGACCAATTGTACCCTTAGGAAAAGATATCGGTTATTTGCCAGGAGAGAAAGAAGAGAAGTTAAAGCCATGGATGCAACCGATCTTTGATAATCTTGAATTTTTATTTGATACAAAAAAACCTGGGGAGCTTGATCGGATTTTAGCTGGCATGAGTTCAATACAAGTGGAGGCATTAACCTATATTCGAGGGAGGAGCATTCCTGACCAATATATAATCATTGACGAAGCACAGAATCTAACAAAACATGAAGTGAAAACCATTTTAACTAGAGTGGGTGAACGGAGCAAAGTCGTATTAATGGGGGACCCGCAGCAGATTGATCATCCTTACTTGGATGAATACACGAATGGTTTAACTTACGCTGTCGAAACCTTTAAGAATGAAGCGCTGAGCGGACATATAAAACTCGTAAAAGGCGAACGCTCAGCACTGGCGCAGCTTGCTGCGGATTTACTTTAA
- a CDS encoding YlaI family protein: MRVKCVICDSIETIEDFCVLAKKLRNRPIHTFMCDPCQSRITERTGERKATGRFQTPHINKEESEWL; this comes from the coding sequence ATGAGAGTAAAATGCGTGATTTGCGATTCCATTGAAACAATTGAAGATTTTTGTGTGCTGGCCAAGAAGCTTAGAAACCGCCCAATCCACACATTCATGTGTGATCCTTGTCAATCTCGAATTACAGAGCGTACCGGGGAAAGAAAAGCAACTGGTCGATTTCAAACGCCCCACATAAATAAAGAAGAGAGCGAATGGCTTTAA
- the typA gene encoding translational GTPase TypA translates to MTLREDIRNIAIIAHVDHGKTTLVDELLKQSGTFQQHENVQERAMDSNALEKERGITILAKNTAINYNDIRINIMDTPGHADFGGEVERIMKMVDGVLLVVDAYEGCMPQTRFVLKKALEQKLTPIVVVNKIDRPAARAAEVVDEVVDLFIDLGADEDQLDFPVVYASAINGTASLTPEKQDDNMNVLFETVVESIPAPVDNSEEPLQFQITLLDYNDYVGRIGIGRVFRGTMKVGQQVALMKLDGSVKNFRVTKLFGFLGLKRIEINEAKAGELIAVSGMEEINVGETVCPVEHQEALPALRIDEPTLQMTFLVNNSPFAGREGKFVTSRKLEERLKAELETDVSLRVEDTESPDVWVVSGRGELHLSILIENMRREGYELQVSKPEVIIRDIDGVRSEPVERVQIDVPEEYQGAVMQSLGERKGEMINMTNTGSGQVRLDFLVPARGLIGYTTEFLTQTRGYGIINHSFDSYQPMFAGHVGGRRQGVLVSMETGKATQYGIMGVEDRGTIFLDSGTEIYEGMIVGEHTRENDLTVNITKMKQQTNVRSATKDQTVTMKRPRILTLEEALEYLNDDEYCEMTPDSIRLRKKILNKSEREREEKRRKVASSN, encoded by the coding sequence ATGACTCTACGCGAAGATATACGCAATATTGCTATTATTGCTCACGTTGACCACGGAAAAACGACACTAGTCGATGAACTTTTAAAGCAATCAGGTACATTCCAGCAACATGAGAATGTTCAAGAAAGAGCAATGGACTCGAATGCACTGGAAAAAGAGCGAGGAATTACGATTCTTGCTAAAAATACAGCTATTAATTATAACGATATACGTATTAATATTATGGACACGCCTGGACACGCTGACTTCGGTGGCGAAGTTGAACGGATCATGAAAATGGTTGATGGCGTCCTATTGGTGGTTGATGCGTATGAAGGTTGTATGCCGCAAACACGTTTTGTTTTAAAGAAAGCACTTGAGCAAAAGCTGACACCAATTGTTGTAGTAAATAAAATTGACCGTCCCGCCGCACGCGCAGCTGAAGTTGTGGATGAAGTGGTTGATTTATTCATTGATTTAGGTGCTGATGAAGATCAACTAGATTTTCCAGTTGTCTATGCTTCTGCAATTAACGGTACGGCTTCTTTAACGCCAGAGAAACAAGACGACAATATGAATGTGTTATTTGAAACAGTTGTTGAGAGCATTCCAGCACCTGTTGATAATAGTGAAGAACCATTACAATTTCAAATTACGCTTCTCGACTATAATGATTATGTTGGACGAATTGGGATTGGTCGAGTATTTAGAGGGACGATGAAAGTTGGTCAACAAGTTGCTCTAATGAAATTAGATGGTTCTGTTAAAAATTTCCGAGTGACAAAGCTATTTGGTTTCCTTGGTTTGAAACGAATTGAAATCAATGAGGCAAAAGCTGGTGAATTAATCGCTGTCTCTGGGATGGAAGAAATCAATGTTGGAGAAACAGTTTGTCCAGTTGAACATCAAGAGGCCCTACCGGCACTCCGTATCGATGAGCCCACTTTACAAATGACGTTCCTTGTTAACAACTCGCCTTTTGCAGGTCGTGAGGGTAAATTTGTTACAAGCCGTAAATTAGAAGAACGATTAAAAGCCGAGCTTGAGACAGACGTAAGCCTTCGTGTTGAAGATACTGAATCACCTGATGTATGGGTCGTTTCTGGTCGAGGTGAGCTTCACCTTTCGATTTTAATTGAGAATATGCGTCGCGAAGGGTATGAATTACAAGTCTCTAAGCCAGAGGTTATTATTCGTGATATTGATGGTGTTCGTTCAGAACCTGTTGAACGTGTGCAAATTGATGTGCCTGAAGAATACCAAGGTGCAGTTATGCAATCATTAGGAGAGCGTAAAGGTGAAATGATTAACATGACGAATACTGGAAGTGGACAAGTGCGTCTTGATTTCCTTGTGCCAGCTCGTGGTTTAATTGGTTATACAACCGAGTTTTTAACACAAACGCGCGGGTATGGTATTATTAACCATTCATTTGATTCTTATCAACCAATGTTTGCTGGTCATGTTGGTGGTCGTCGTCAAGGTGTACTTGTTTCTATGGAAACAGGTAAGGCAACTCAATACGGAATTATGGGTGTTGAAGACAGAGGAACGATCTTCCTTGATTCCGGGACGGAAATATACGAAGGTATGATTGTTGGTGAACATACACGTGAAAACGACTTAACGGTTAATATCACGAAAATGAAACAACAAACAAATGTACGTTCAGCTACAAAAGACCAAACGGTGACAATGAAACGTCCTCGCATTTTGACGTTGGAAGAAGCACTTGAATACTTGAATGACGATGAGTACTGTGAGATGACGCCAGATTCGATTCGTTTAAGAAAGAAAATCCTAAACAAATCAGAACGTGAGCGTGAAGAAAAGCGTAGAAAAGTCGCTTCTAGTAACTAA
- the pyc gene encoding pyruvate carboxylase — protein MIDGEVVIVNNLHTINKVLVANRGEIAIRIFRACSELNIRTVAIYSKEDTGAFHRYKADEAYLVGEGKKPIDAYLDIEDIIATAKAHGVDAIHPGYGFLSENIEFAKRCKEEGLIFVGPELEHLHMFGDKIQARGQAVKAGLPVIPGSDGPVSGLEDVQAFANEHGYPFIIKASLGGGGRGMRIVRTEKELSESYDRAKSEAKSAFGNDEVYVEKFVEQPKHIEVQILADKHGNIVHLHERDCSVQRRHQKVVEIAPSVSLTDDVRTRICEAAVELMANVGYVNAGTVEFLVTEDGTFYFIEVNPRVQVEHTITEMITGIDIVQSQLKIAAGHNLHEKEINIPSQENIHCFGYAIQSRVTTEDPANGFMPDTGRINAYRSSGGFGVRLDAGNGFQGAVISPHYDSLLVKVSTWALTFEAASLKMVRNLREFRIRGIKTNIAFLENVVTHAKFLNGEYNTSFIDQTPELFVFPKRKDRGTKMLSFIGETVVNGYPGLTKGEKPLFDKPLLPEFNPKMDVPAGTKQILDEKGPEGLAEWIKAEKNVLLTDTTFRDAHQSLLATRVRTHDLKKIAEPTAHLLPELFSMEMWGGATFDVAMRFLHENPWERLLVLREKAPNVLFQMLLRASNGVGYTSYPDNVIHDFVQKSAEAGIDVFRIFDSLNWVEAMKPAIDAVRESGKVAEAALCYTGDILDKNKTKYDLAYYKKMATELEQSGAHILAIKDMAGLLKPEAAYQLVSELKSTVNIPIHLHMHDTSGNGVFSYARAVEAGVDIVDVAVSSMAGLTSQPSANSLYYALAGTGRQPKMNIETYEKLDQFWYETRKFYRGFESGMNAPHTEVYEHEMPGGQYSNLQQQAKAVGLYEKWNDVKRMYRRVNDLFGDVVKVTPSSKVVGDMALYMVQNELTEEAIFERGESLDFPDSVVEFFQGQLGKPYQGFPETLQKIILKGKEPLQGRPGAQMKPIDFKKVSKELYEELGRQVTSHDVLSYALYPKVFMEYEQFSERFGDVSVLDTPTFFYGLHLGEEIEVEIEQGKTLIVKLISVSDPQPDGTRIVYFELNGQPREVNIQDLDVKTTAITRPKAEKNNPGHIGASMPGTVVKALVSEGDRVQKGDHLMITEAMKMETTVQAAKDGTVKKVFAKDGESIATGDLLIEIE, from the coding sequence ATGATTGATGGGGAGGTTGTCATTGTGAATAATTTACATACGATTAATAAGGTGCTTGTCGCCAACCGCGGGGAGATCGCGATCCGAATTTTTCGCGCATGCTCTGAATTGAATATTCGAACTGTCGCAATTTATTCAAAAGAAGATACAGGTGCTTTTCATCGCTATAAGGCTGATGAAGCGTATTTAGTTGGTGAAGGAAAAAAGCCTATTGACGCATATTTGGATATCGAAGACATTATTGCTACAGCTAAAGCACATGGAGTAGACGCTATTCATCCGGGATATGGTTTTTTGTCAGAGAATATTGAATTTGCAAAGCGCTGTAAAGAGGAAGGTCTGATTTTTGTAGGACCTGAATTGGAACACCTACATATGTTTGGGGACAAGATCCAAGCGCGTGGACAAGCAGTTAAAGCTGGTTTACCTGTTATTCCAGGGAGTGACGGCCCAGTTTCTGGACTCGAAGATGTTCAAGCCTTTGCAAACGAGCATGGCTATCCTTTTATTATAAAAGCGTCTCTTGGCGGAGGCGGTCGCGGTATGAGAATCGTAAGAACCGAAAAAGAATTGAGTGAATCTTATGACCGTGCAAAATCAGAAGCGAAATCAGCTTTTGGTAATGATGAAGTATACGTTGAAAAATTTGTTGAGCAGCCAAAACATATTGAAGTACAAATTTTAGCGGACAAACACGGAAATATTGTGCACTTGCATGAACGTGATTGTTCAGTCCAACGAAGACACCAAAAAGTAGTTGAAATTGCACCGAGTGTATCACTTACAGATGATGTGAGAACTCGAATCTGTGAAGCTGCCGTAGAATTGATGGCGAATGTAGGTTATGTTAATGCTGGAACGGTTGAGTTTTTAGTAACAGAAGATGGAACATTTTATTTTATTGAAGTAAATCCGCGTGTTCAAGTGGAGCATACAATTACGGAAATGATTACAGGAATTGACATTGTGCAATCACAATTAAAAATTGCAGCAGGACATAATTTGCACGAGAAAGAAATCAATATTCCTTCACAGGAAAATATTCATTGTTTTGGTTATGCAATACAATCTCGTGTGACTACAGAAGATCCAGCAAACGGCTTTATGCCTGATACAGGAAGAATAAATGCATATCGATCAAGTGGTGGTTTTGGTGTACGTCTTGATGCTGGGAATGGTTTTCAGGGAGCGGTAATTAGTCCGCATTATGATTCATTATTAGTCAAAGTTTCAACATGGGCATTAACATTTGAAGCGGCTTCTTTAAAGATGGTACGTAACTTACGTGAATTTAGAATTAGAGGTATTAAGACAAACATTGCGTTTTTAGAAAATGTTGTAACCCACGCGAAGTTTTTAAATGGTGAGTACAACACGAGTTTTATCGATCAAACACCAGAGCTGTTTGTGTTCCCTAAGCGGAAGGACCGAGGAACTAAAATGCTTTCCTTTATTGGAGAGACGGTGGTAAATGGATACCCCGGATTAACTAAGGGAGAGAAACCATTGTTTGATAAGCCACTTTTACCGGAATTTAATCCTAAAATGGACGTTCCAGCGGGCACTAAGCAAATTTTAGATGAAAAGGGACCAGAAGGATTAGCAGAGTGGATAAAAGCAGAGAAAAATGTCTTACTAACAGATACGACGTTCCGAGATGCTCATCAATCTCTTTTAGCTACAAGAGTTCGTACACATGATTTGAAAAAAATAGCGGAACCAACTGCTCATTTGTTGCCAGAATTATTCTCAATGGAAATGTGGGGCGGTGCCACATTTGATGTTGCCATGCGTTTCTTGCATGAGAACCCATGGGAGAGGCTGCTTGTTCTTCGTGAAAAAGCACCGAATGTCCTTTTTCAAATGCTATTACGTGCCTCGAATGGTGTAGGTTATACAAGCTATCCAGATAATGTGATTCATGACTTTGTTCAAAAGTCAGCAGAAGCGGGAATTGATGTTTTCCGAATCTTTGATAGTTTAAATTGGGTTGAGGCGATGAAGCCTGCAATAGATGCGGTACGTGAGAGCGGAAAAGTGGCGGAAGCGGCGTTATGTTATACAGGAGACATTCTTGATAAAAATAAAACAAAATATGATTTGGCTTATTATAAGAAAATGGCGACTGAACTTGAGCAATCTGGTGCGCATATTCTTGCAATCAAAGATATGGCTGGATTACTTAAACCAGAAGCAGCTTATCAACTTGTAAGTGAGTTAAAGAGTACGGTCAATATTCCCATTCATTTGCATATGCATGACACGAGTGGAAATGGCGTATTTTCATACGCGCGTGCAGTTGAAGCGGGTGTTGACATTGTAGATGTTGCGGTTAGTTCGATGGCTGGTCTTACATCACAGCCAAGTGCGAATAGTTTATATTATGCTCTTGCTGGCACTGGACGCCAACCGAAAATGAATATTGAGACATATGAGAAGCTTGATCAATTTTGGTATGAAACAAGAAAGTTTTATAGAGGTTTTGAAAGTGGTATGAATGCACCGCATACGGAAGTTTACGAACATGAAATGCCTGGAGGACAGTATAGTAATTTGCAGCAGCAAGCAAAAGCGGTAGGCTTATATGAAAAGTGGAATGACGTTAAGCGTATGTACCGTCGAGTGAATGACTTGTTTGGTGATGTTGTCAAAGTAACTCCTTCATCAAAAGTGGTTGGAGACATGGCTTTATATATGGTGCAGAATGAACTTACTGAAGAAGCGATCTTTGAACGAGGAGAGAGTCTTGATTTTCCAGATTCAGTCGTTGAATTCTTTCAAGGTCAATTAGGAAAGCCATATCAAGGGTTCCCTGAAACGTTACAAAAGATCATTCTAAAAGGGAAAGAACCACTTCAAGGTCGACCAGGTGCACAAATGAAGCCGATTGATTTTAAGAAAGTCAGTAAAGAATTGTATGAGGAACTTGGGCGTCAAGTGACAAGCCATGATGTACTATCATACGCTCTTTACCCAAAAGTGTTTATGGAGTATGAACAGTTTTCGGAGCGGTTCGGGGACGTCTCGGTTCTTGATACGCCAACTTTCTTCTATGGTTTACATTTAGGAGAAGAGATTGAAGTGGAAATTGAACAAGGTAAAACATTGATTGTTAAGTTGATTTCTGTTTCCGATCCTCAGCCTGATGGCACACGCATCGTTTACTTTGAATTAAATGGTCAGCCGAGAGAAGTAAACATTCAAGATTTAGATGTAAAAACAACTGCAATCACACGCCCAAAAGCGGAAAAAAATAACCCTGGGCATATTGGAGCGTCAATGCCTGGAACAGTTGTGAAAGCACTAGTTTCAGAAGGAGATCGAGTTCAAAAAGGCGATCATTTAATGATTACAGAAGCAATGAAAATGGAAACGACTGTTCAAGCTGCAAAAGATGGGACGGTTAAAAAAGTATTTGCGAAAGATGGAGAATCGATCGCTACCGGTGATTTGCTAATCGAAATAGAATAA